The Desulfobacterales bacterium genome includes a region encoding these proteins:
- a CDS encoding SulP family inorganic anion transporter, translating into MLKIFKVTRKELLSDLSAGFTTGLFSIPEGMAYAKLIGVNPVYGLYSGMLAPIAASLSTGTILMVSTLTSAIAVCTGSVIQQAGINVSSNPSALFTITFLVGAIMLAMGLLRLGSVVNFVSNSVMTGFVAGASLLVIVGELGDLTGYAPVGTNKLLKIADWAAHMGHWDPATTVVGCGTIITMVILKMIPQTEKASAVITLIIGTLVVNLLKLPSVELVGNMAQIPSGLPSMVLPDPAMMPKLALGSLAVALVALTQGAAIGTAVPNPDGSRTSQSRDFIGQGLGNLCGCFFQSLGTGGSLSRTGISVGSGAKTRWAGVFSGLWVILIVLLLGNLAETVPLGIIGGILAVVAVELIVARVPDARLVWRSSKGAAATGLLTFVSALFIPLQYTVFLGAGLSMILYIYASARRVRLTRLVPNESGRYEESDVPETYPSDKVTILHFDHMEFFAEVPMLESLLPDHRGIKNTVVILALRFIETLPNTTLKWLARYAIELRESGNLLLLAGVAPHVFELLERTEILNAIGKENVFPAHRVVFESIEEAMERGHAWLKEQEG; encoded by the coding sequence ATGCTCAAGATTTTTAAAGTGACCCGCAAAGAGCTTCTTTCTGATCTGTCGGCCGGTTTTACCACAGGCTTATTCAGTATCCCGGAAGGGATGGCCTACGCAAAGCTGATTGGGGTCAACCCTGTGTATGGGCTGTATTCCGGCATGTTGGCACCCATTGCGGCCTCCCTGAGCACCGGCACCATCTTGATGGTCAGTACGCTCACCAGCGCCATTGCCGTATGTACCGGCAGTGTTATCCAGCAGGCCGGCATCAATGTCAGCAGCAACCCGTCGGCCCTGTTCACGATTACCTTTCTAGTGGGGGCGATCATGCTCGCAATGGGTTTATTGCGGCTGGGCAGTGTGGTGAACTTTGTTTCCAACTCCGTCATGACGGGCTTTGTTGCCGGCGCCTCGCTTCTGGTAATCGTGGGAGAACTCGGTGACCTAACCGGCTATGCACCGGTTGGCACCAACAAGCTGCTCAAAATCGCTGACTGGGCGGCCCACATGGGCCACTGGGATCCGGCCACAACGGTGGTGGGGTGTGGTACCATCATTACCATGGTCATCCTGAAAATGATTCCCCAAACGGAAAAGGCTTCCGCTGTCATCACCCTTATCATCGGTACCCTGGTGGTCAATCTGCTCAAGTTGCCATCGGTGGAACTTGTGGGCAACATGGCCCAGATTCCCAGCGGTTTGCCTAGCATGGTCCTGCCCGATCCGGCAATGATGCCGAAACTGGCGCTGGGTTCTCTGGCCGTGGCCCTGGTGGCCTTAACACAAGGAGCAGCTATTGGCACAGCAGTGCCCAACCCAGACGGCAGCCGCACCAGCCAGTCCCGCGACTTCATCGGCCAGGGATTGGGCAATTTGTGCGGATGTTTTTTCCAATCTCTTGGCACGGGGGGATCGCTTTCCCGTACCGGCATCTCAGTTGGTTCAGGCGCTAAAACCCGCTGGGCCGGCGTATTTTCAGGTTTGTGGGTGATTTTGATTGTCCTTTTGTTGGGCAATCTGGCGGAAACCGTTCCGCTAGGCATCATTGGCGGCATTCTGGCAGTGGTGGCCGTTGAACTCATCGTTGCCAGGGTTCCCGACGCACGACTGGTCTGGCGTTCCTCAAAGGGAGCTGCCGCGACGGGGTTGCTGACCTTTGTCTCAGCCTTGTTCATACCCCTTCAATATACGGTGTTTTTGGGGGCCGGTTTGTCGATGATCCTTTATATCTATGCCTCTGCCCGCCGTGTGCGCTTAACGCGTTTGGTTCCCAACGAGAGCGGACGCTATGAGGAATCTGATGTGCCTGAAACCTACCCCTCCGACAAGGTGACCATTTTACACTTTGACCACATGGAGTTTTTTGCGGAAGTGCCCATGTTGGAGAGCTTGTTACCTGATCATCGGGGGATTAAAAATACAGTAGTGATTTTAGCTTTGCGCTTTATCGAAACCTTGCCCAACACAACCCTCAAGTGGCTGGCACGCTACGCTATAGAATTGCGTGAATCTGGAAATTTGCTATTGCTGGCGGGGGTCGCCCCTCACGTTTTCGAACTCCTGGAACGCACCGAAATACTCAACGCCATCGGCAAGGAAAACGTTTTTCCTGCCCACCGGGTGGTGTTCGAGTCAATCGAAGAGGCTATGGAGCGAGGGCACGCCTGGTTAAAGGAGCAAGAAGGGTAG
- a CDS encoding FMN-binding protein translates to MATDKKHKTLWQRLAFPLGFATLVIAFIIGQIAAKPDYQALLQALLADHKLTRVTEAEGGQIVFRDETEDSYVVISEAEGYGGPLIIGIRASAEGKIAEILNLRNKETPAYFEKLKRNQFFRQFGGKTVSADFLLNEDINAVSGATVSSQGFTTAVRNAMHIAATEHFKLKPTWKQPAWNFGVKEIGLIAVFVLAFIVAYAKGKPAKWGRLAMPFVALGFVGIYTNSSLSIGQLSGIVLGYIPGFKENTLWWIIMIGALGSVLILGKNIYCGNVCPFQYVERALNKISGINLAVKRGVQKSARTVVGLMTWTALMLIFLSSHPTLGSYEPFSLIFSLTGTGVHWYILPLSLVGSFFVLNFWCRLFCPVGHTLNSIVRGRKRVLGGSKKGAAKPKAEETLPAEPEDKGDLWQKEK, encoded by the coding sequence ATGGCAACCGACAAAAAGCATAAAACCCTCTGGCAGCGGCTGGCGTTTCCGCTCGGGTTCGCGACCCTGGTGATAGCATTTATCATCGGGCAGATCGCGGCCAAGCCCGATTACCAGGCGCTGCTCCAGGCGCTGCTGGCCGACCACAAGCTCACGCGTGTGACGGAGGCCGAAGGGGGGCAGATCGTGTTTCGCGACGAGACCGAGGACAGCTATGTGGTCATTTCCGAAGCCGAGGGGTACGGCGGACCGTTGATCATCGGGATCAGGGCCAGCGCGGAAGGCAAGATCGCCGAAATCCTCAATCTGCGCAACAAGGAAACCCCGGCCTATTTCGAGAAACTGAAAAGGAATCAATTCTTCCGTCAGTTTGGCGGCAAAACGGTTTCCGCCGATTTTCTGCTGAACGAGGACATCAATGCCGTGTCGGGGGCGACCGTATCCTCTCAAGGCTTCACGACGGCAGTGCGCAATGCTATGCACATCGCGGCCACCGAGCATTTCAAGCTGAAACCCACCTGGAAGCAGCCGGCATGGAACTTCGGCGTGAAAGAGATCGGGCTGATTGCGGTTTTCGTCCTGGCCTTCATCGTGGCCTATGCCAAGGGAAAGCCCGCAAAATGGGGCCGGCTGGCGATGCCGTTTGTGGCACTGGGTTTCGTCGGCATCTACACGAACTCGTCCCTGTCGATCGGGCAGCTGTCCGGAATCGTGCTGGGCTATATTCCAGGCTTCAAGGAGAATACCCTGTGGTGGATCATAATGATCGGCGCGTTGGGCAGCGTGCTGATTCTGGGCAAAAATATCTATTGCGGGAATGTCTGCCCCTTCCAGTACGTGGAGCGGGCCCTGAATAAGATCAGCGGCATCAATTTGGCCGTCAAGCGCGGCGTGCAAAAGTCGGCGCGCACGGTTGTCGGCTTGATGACCTGGACCGCGCTCATGTTGATTTTTCTGTCCTCCCACCCCACGCTGGGTTCCTACGAGCCCTTCAGCCTGATATTCTCGCTCACCGGGACGGGGGTGCATTGGTATATCCTACCGCTGTCACTGGTCGGTTCCTTCTTCGTATTGAATTTCTGGTGCCGGCTGTTTTGCCCCGTGGGCCATACGCTGAACAGCATAGTGCGGGGTCGGAAGCGGGTGCTGGGTGGGTCTAAAAAAGGTGCGGCCAAGCCGAAGGCAGAAGAAACGCTTCCGGCCGAACCGGAAGACAAAGGTGACTTATGGCAAAAAGAGAAGTAA
- a CDS encoding reductive dehalogenase, producing the protein MTTETPETNGPQDQSDAPEDQASEPEASPAKGREDRPDDPSRRSFFKRVAIGGGIALAGGGLTYAGAKVAINGRAMDNMDAAIKTDETLKPMDQRNVILTFATSKTLNEQHPERNEQYSRLQNKKFHFYEGASHFEHRVPWDNSKPGYTQLDKALHHAAWNPLKSAETWTMAHSQPNTRVLGWDQSDVEKEKYEFKSKRDAAWAIKSAARVWGAVRCGITPRDKRWDYDPLYDIEKSRTLTWERDFPFEPKTVIVMAMPMDYDAMATAPAWTAEAAIGHGYVIMAQIANQMAKFLRGLGYQAVGAGNDLGMSVAYGVAAGLGEAGRHSQLMVPGIGPRVRLCKVYTDFEFVEYDKPHDWGMAKFCLSCGECAKACPSNALPKVEDPGSGWGYKPQYEFSDEPGYTWNNHAGVLKFHSDAKKCFDFWLENDSACGNCVTACTYNEPDYWHHWLSMASTTVAPGFLHTLMSHMHPLFGYGRTGDPSKVDKFWETGKGMRVNPSMKNNIATAGRS; encoded by the coding sequence ATGACAACTGAAACACCGGAAACTAATGGCCCGCAAGATCAGAGCGATGCCCCCGAGGACCAGGCCAGCGAACCCGAGGCCTCACCCGCCAAGGGCCGTGAAGATAGGCCGGACGACCCATCCCGACGCAGTTTTTTCAAACGGGTGGCCATCGGCGGCGGCATCGCCCTGGCCGGCGGGGGCCTCACCTACGCGGGAGCCAAGGTCGCCATCAACGGGCGCGCCATGGACAACATGGACGCGGCCATCAAAACCGACGAAACCCTCAAACCAATGGACCAGCGAAACGTGATCCTGACCTTTGCCACCAGCAAAACTCTCAACGAACAGCATCCCGAGCGCAACGAGCAGTACAGCCGGCTCCAAAATAAGAAGTTCCACTTCTACGAGGGCGCGTCGCATTTTGAGCACCGCGTGCCGTGGGACAACAGCAAGCCGGGCTACACCCAGCTGGATAAAGCCCTGCACCACGCGGCCTGGAACCCGCTCAAATCGGCCGAGACGTGGACCATGGCCCACAGCCAGCCCAATACGCGCGTACTGGGCTGGGATCAGTCCGACGTGGAGAAGGAGAAATATGAGTTTAAATCGAAGCGCGATGCGGCCTGGGCCATCAAGAGCGCCGCGCGCGTCTGGGGTGCGGTCCGCTGCGGCATCACCCCGCGCGACAAGCGCTGGGACTACGACCCGCTCTATGACATCGAAAAGTCGCGTACCCTGACCTGGGAAAGGGACTTCCCCTTCGAGCCCAAGACCGTGATCGTGATGGCGATGCCCATGGACTACGACGCCATGGCCACCGCACCAGCCTGGACCGCAGAGGCTGCCATCGGCCATGGCTATGTCATTATGGCCCAGATAGCCAATCAAATGGCCAAGTTCCTGCGTGGCCTGGGCTACCAAGCCGTCGGCGCCGGCAACGATCTGGGCATGAGCGTGGCTTATGGCGTTGCGGCCGGGCTTGGCGAAGCAGGGCGCCACTCGCAGTTGATGGTACCCGGTATCGGCCCCCGCGTCCGCCTTTGCAAGGTCTATACCGATTTCGAGTTCGTCGAATACGACAAGCCCCACGACTGGGGCATGGCGAAGTTCTGTCTGAGCTGTGGCGAGTGCGCCAAGGCCTGCCCTTCCAATGCGTTACCCAAGGTCGAAGACCCGGGCAGCGGTTGGGGGTATAAACCCCAATACGAGTTCAGTGATGAGCCCGGCTATACCTGGAACAACCATGCCGGGGTGCTGAAGTTTCATAGCGACGCCAAGAAGTGCTTTGACTTCTGGCTCGAGAATGACAGCGCGTGCGGCAACTGCGTCACCGCCTGTACCTACAACGAGCCCGACTACTGGCACCATTGGCTGAGCATGGCCTCGACCACGGTCGCACCGGGTTTCCTGCATACGCTGATGTCCCATATGCATCCCCTGTTCGGCTACGGCCGCACCGGTGATCCGTCCAAGGTTGATAAGTTCTGGGAGACCGGCAAAGGCATGCGCGTCAATCCAAGTATGAAGAATAACATCGCCACAGCCGGCAGAAGCTAA